The following proteins are encoded in a genomic region of Leifsonia psychrotolerans:
- a CDS encoding Rne/Rng family ribonuclease yields the protein MVEDNEIKKRKGLFGTRKSARKTAPVEQSMIAQPAVAQPAVAQPAVEQPPVEQRVATAAREENPESTQENVEPSTSSAPAGLGGTSVAEAVEATPDVVTPPEAPVRRPTTSLIFQAPDILPLPPRSSTRRDDFDDEESSTVRRRARRRSGDESRSGSDDPANTVVKVRTPREPELITEPQRIKGSTRLEAKKQRRRDGRDAGRRRPVITEAEFLARRESVDRAMVVRAKHNKIQIGVLEDGVLVEHYVAKNQDASLIGNVYLGKVQNVLPSMEAAFVDIGRGRNAVLYSGEVDWEAAAENSPGGSQARRIELALKPGDKVLVQVTKDPVGHKGARLTSQISLPGRYLVYVPNGSMNGISRKLPDTERARLKKILKEVLPENVGVIVRTAAEGATDEQLALDVNRLTSQWAIISSMVENVQAPALLHSEPDLLIKIVRDVFNEDFHKMVISGEDSREVIESYVRQVAPDLMERIEKYDNPTQDAFDEYRISEQIEKALDRKVWLPSGGSLVIDRTEAMTVVDVNTGKFVGSGGNLEETVTKNNLEAAEEIVRQLRLRDIGGIIVVDFIDMVLESNRDLVLRRLIECLSRDRTKHQVAEVTSLGLVQMTRKKLGLGLLESFSENCEVCAGRGIIVHHDPVVKHRQTAQPAIERRPRGRSGTSSSNGTNSNNSNNGNSGNGGNTNGGNNSRSESNAAQNTAAPAGVEAPKGSNGTHGITEDAKHALALIAASTITHTGSIPVVAAGARTEPTSETQGAAVAKAPVDAPPASVVETESESVEILDIPVRKSQRNKRPVSKQVTDQLLDSVLEALPEPKQPGQGRSRSRRVTTAGGSTAGGSTQAAQPIIAPVGESKN from the coding sequence ATGGTGGAAGACAACGAAATCAAGAAGCGCAAGGGCCTCTTCGGCACGCGCAAGTCCGCACGCAAAACCGCACCGGTTGAGCAGTCCATGATCGCGCAGCCCGCGGTCGCGCAGCCCGCGGTCGCGCAGCCCGCGGTTGAGCAGCCGCCGGTCGAGCAACGGGTGGCCACTGCTGCACGCGAAGAGAATCCTGAATCAACGCAGGAGAACGTCGAGCCGAGCACGTCGAGTGCCCCGGCCGGCTTGGGGGGCACCAGTGTGGCCGAAGCCGTCGAGGCGACCCCAGACGTCGTGACGCCGCCGGAGGCACCGGTTCGCCGGCCCACGACGTCGCTGATCTTTCAGGCGCCGGACATCCTGCCGCTCCCACCGCGGAGCAGCACTCGCCGGGACGACTTCGATGACGAAGAATCGTCGACGGTTCGTCGTCGTGCCCGCCGCCGTTCGGGCGACGAGAGCCGTTCGGGCTCCGACGACCCGGCGAATACCGTGGTCAAGGTGCGTACTCCGCGCGAACCGGAGCTGATCACCGAACCCCAGCGCATCAAGGGCTCCACCCGGCTCGAAGCCAAGAAACAGCGACGTCGTGACGGTCGCGATGCGGGGCGTCGCCGCCCCGTCATCACGGAAGCCGAGTTCCTGGCTCGTCGTGAATCGGTCGACCGAGCCATGGTTGTGCGTGCCAAGCACAACAAGATTCAAATCGGCGTTCTCGAAGATGGCGTGTTGGTCGAGCACTACGTGGCCAAGAACCAAGACGCATCACTGATCGGGAACGTCTACCTCGGCAAGGTGCAAAACGTTCTTCCCAGCATGGAAGCGGCGTTCGTTGATATCGGACGCGGCCGCAACGCTGTGCTCTACTCCGGTGAGGTCGACTGGGAAGCTGCAGCCGAGAACTCTCCGGGGGGCAGCCAAGCCCGCCGCATCGAACTTGCGCTGAAGCCCGGCGACAAGGTGCTGGTTCAGGTCACCAAGGACCCCGTTGGTCACAAGGGGGCCCGTCTCACCAGTCAGATCTCGCTGCCCGGCCGCTACCTCGTTTACGTTCCCAACGGTTCGATGAACGGCATCAGCCGCAAGCTTCCCGACACCGAACGCGCACGCCTGAAGAAGATCCTCAAGGAAGTGCTGCCGGAGAACGTCGGCGTAATCGTGCGCACGGCGGCCGAAGGCGCAACCGACGAGCAACTGGCTCTCGATGTGAACCGACTGACGTCGCAGTGGGCGATCATCAGCTCGATGGTCGAGAACGTGCAAGCCCCGGCGCTTCTGCACAGCGAACCCGATCTGCTCATCAAGATTGTGCGTGATGTCTTCAACGAAGATTTCCACAAAATGGTCATCTCGGGTGAAGACTCCCGCGAGGTCATCGAAAGCTATGTGCGCCAGGTTGCCCCGGATTTGATGGAACGCATCGAGAAGTACGACAACCCGACGCAGGACGCGTTCGACGAGTACCGCATCTCGGAGCAGATTGAGAAGGCGCTGGACCGCAAGGTATGGCTGCCGTCCGGTGGATCGCTGGTGATCGACCGCACCGAAGCCATGACGGTGGTCGATGTCAACACGGGCAAGTTCGTCGGTTCCGGCGGAAACCTGGAAGAGACCGTCACCAAGAACAACCTCGAGGCTGCCGAAGAGATCGTGCGTCAGCTTCGCCTGCGAGACATCGGCGGCATCATCGTCGTGGACTTCATCGATATGGTGCTCGAGTCGAACCGCGACCTCGTGTTGCGTCGCCTAATCGAGTGCTTGAGCCGCGACCGCACCAAGCACCAGGTGGCCGAGGTCACCTCGCTCGGACTCGTGCAGATGACGCGCAAGAAGTTGGGTCTCGGCCTGCTCGAGTCGTTCAGCGAAAACTGTGAAGTCTGCGCGGGACGAGGAATCATCGTGCACCACGACCCCGTGGTGAAGCACCGTCAGACCGCTCAGCCTGCGATCGAACGACGCCCGCGGGGCAGGTCCGGCACTAGCAGCAGCAACGGGACTAACAGCAATAACAGCAATAACGGCAACAGCGGCAACGGTGGAAACACTAACGGTGGTAATAACAGCCGCTCCGAGTCGAACGCTGCGCAGAACACCGCCGCTCCGGCGGGGGTCGAGGCGCCCAAGGGCAGCAACGGAACCCACGGAATCACCGAGGACGCCAAGCACGCTTTGGCGCTGATCGCCGCCAGCACGATTACCCACACCGGCTCGATTCCGGTCGTCGCTGCCGGAGCGCGCACCGAGCCGACGTCGGAGACTCAGGGCGCAGCAGTAGCGAAGGCTCCGGTCGATGCTCCGCCCGCGAGCGTTGTCGAGACCGAATCGGAGTCAGTCGAGATTCTCGACATCCCGGTTCGCAAGTCGCAGCGCAATAAGCGCCCCGTGAGCAAGCAGGTCACCGATCAGCTGCTCGACTCGGTGCTTGAGGCGCTTCCCGAGCCCAAACAGCCCGGTCAAGGGCGTTCGCGCAGCCGCCGGGTGACGACGGCCGGCGGTTCGACGGCGGGTGGGTCGACGCAGGCCGCCCAGCCGATCATCGCTCCGGTGGGAGAGTCGAAGAACTAG
- a CDS encoding DUF4031 domain-containing protein: MTVLIDKPLWPAHNTLWSHLVSDSSLEELHSFAARQGIPRRAFDLDHYDVPEARYAALVAGGALPVTIRELVTRLRQSGLRITAKQRRGLPRS; the protein is encoded by the coding sequence ATGACCGTGTTGATCGACAAACCACTGTGGCCCGCTCACAACACGCTCTGGTCCCATCTTGTCAGTGATTCCTCGCTGGAGGAACTTCATTCGTTCGCGGCGCGACAGGGTATTCCACGGCGCGCATTCGATCTGGACCATTACGACGTACCCGAGGCGCGCTACGCGGCCCTGGTGGCCGGTGGAGCGCTTCCCGTGACCATCCGGGAACTCGTCACTCGACTGCGTCAGAGCGGTTTACGAATCACGGCCAAGCAACGTCGGGGCCTCCCCCGCTCCTGA
- the rplU gene encoding 50S ribosomal protein L21, producing the protein MVYAVVRAGGRQEKVEVGTIVTMDRIKADKDGIVELAAVLLVDGDKITTDSKSLAQVKVTAEVLNDLRGPKIVIQKFKNKTGYKKRQGHRQELTRVQITGIA; encoded by the coding sequence GTGGTTTACGCAGTTGTGCGCGCCGGTGGCCGGCAGGAGAAGGTAGAGGTCGGAACCATCGTTACGATGGACCGAATCAAGGCTGACAAGGACGGCATCGTCGAGCTGGCCGCCGTGCTTCTCGTCGACGGCGACAAGATCACCACCGACTCCAAGTCACTGGCTCAGGTCAAGGTCACCGCCGAGGTTTTGAACGACCTCCGTGGCCCGAAGATCGTTATCCAGAAGTTCAAGAACAAGACCGGTTACAAGAAGCGTCAGGGGCACCGTCAGGAGCTCACTCGCGTTCAGATCACCGGCATCGCCTAG